From the Meriones unguiculatus strain TT.TT164.6M chromosome 12, Bangor_MerUng_6.1, whole genome shotgun sequence genome, one window contains:
- the LOC110560771 gene encoding NADH dehydrogenase [ubiquinone] 1 alpha subcomplex subunit 1-like, with protein MWFHILPGLSIIGVCLIIPGVSTAYIHKYTNGGKEKRVARLHYQWYLMERDRRVSGVNRYHSSRGLENID; from the coding sequence ATGTGGTTCCATATTCTTCCTGGCCTTTCCATAATAGGCGTGTGCTTGATCATCCCCGGGGTGTCCACTGCATACATCCACAAGTACACCAACGGCGGCAAGGAAAAAAGAGTTGCCCGACTTCATTACCAGTGGTATCTGATGGAACGAGATAGACGCGTCTCTGGAGTCAATCGCTACCATTCGTCCAGGGGCCTGGAGAACATTGACTAA